In Actinomycetes bacterium, the genomic stretch GACCATCGAGCTGTTCTTCGACCTGGTCTTCGTCTTCGCCATCACGCAGCTGACGAGCCTGCTGGCCGGCGACCCGACCGCGGTGGGCCTGGGTCGCGTCGCGCTGATCTTCGGCAACCTGTGGTGGATGTACGGCGGCTATGCGTGGCTCACCAACGCCGTGCCGCCGCGAGCGCTGATGCTGCGGCTGCTGGTGCTGGTGGGCATGGCCGGGTTCCTGGTCGTCGCCTTGGCGATCCCCGACGCCTTCGGCGGCGGCGGCGTCGCCTTCGGACTCGGGTACCTGCTGGTGACGCTGGTGCACACGGGGATGTTCCTGCTGTCCGCACAGGAGCGCGCGGTGCGGGCCATGCGCCGGCTCGGGCCGGCCAACGCCATCACCGCGCTGCTGCTGCTGTTGGCCGGCGTCACCGACGGTGCCGTCCAGTGGACCTTGTGGACGGCCGCCTTTGGGTTGCACTGGGTCACGCCGTTCTTCACGGCGGTGTCGGGCTTCCCCATCCGGGCCGCCCATTTCGTGGAGCGCCACGGGCTCATCGTGCTGATCGCGCTCGGCGAGTCGATCGTCGCCGTCGGCATCGGCCTGCAAGGACGAACGGTGTCGCCAGGCCGCGTCGGCACAGCGGTACTGGGGCTGGCGCTGGCTGCGGCGCTGTGGTGGCTGTACTTCGACGGCGAGGACGAGCAAGCCGAGCGCGT encodes the following:
- a CDS encoding low temperature requirement protein A, with amino-acid sequence TIELFFDLVFVFAITQLTSLLAGDPTAVGLGRVALIFGNLWWMYGGYAWLTNAVPPRALMLRLLVLVGMAGFLVVALAIPDAFGGGGVAFGLGYLLVTLVHTGMFLLSAQERAVRAMRRLGPANAITALLLLLAGVTDGAVQWTLWTAAFGLHWVTPFFTAVSGFPIRAAHFVERHGLIVLIALGESIVAVGIGLQGRTVSPGRVGTAVLGLALAAALWWLYFDGEDEQAERVLDAAAVDRSAWLALYGFGYAFLPVLGGIIVFAAGIKNAVVQYGEPVTASTAWFLAAGVAVYVVGLAWFRRLLGTGPVGARLLIAGVVLPTAMIGLAFSADAQLGVLAAVVVGGIPAESAWERRRRAAAGG